From the Limanda limanda chromosome 2, fLimLim1.1, whole genome shotgun sequence genome, one window contains:
- the LOC133016637 gene encoding ethanolamine-phosphate cytidylyltransferase-like — MIQNGSHHHQAAANERRDRAGCGEPAGPVCIPEKRKRVVRLWSDGCYDMVHYGHSNQLRQAKAMGDYLIAGVHTDAEISKHKGPPVFTQEERYKMVRAIKWVDEIVEGAPYVTTLETLDKYNCDFCVYGDDITLTVDGKDTYDEVKREGRYRECKRTQGVSTTDLVGRMLLMTKAHHSNMDNPYYQQQTDNFGKGPKGHSPWTGVSQFLQTSQKIIQFASGKEPQPDDTIIYLAGAFDLFHIGHVDFLEMVYKQAERPYVIVGLHFDQEVNRYKGKNYPIMNIHERTLSVLACRYVSEVVIGAPYAVGKDLLDHFKVDLVCHGKTEVFPDKDGSDPYAEPRKRGVFRTIDSGNNLSTDDIVVRIIENRCNMLQD; from the exons ATGATCCAGAACGGCAGCCACCACCACCAAGCTGCAGCCAACGAGCGGCGGGACAGAGCCGGGTGCGGTGAGCCCGCTGGCCCGGTGTGCATCCCGGAGAAGAGGAAGCGGGTCGTCCGTCTGTGGAGTGACGGCTG TTATGACATGGTTCACTATGGTCACTCCAACCAGCTACGCCAGGCCAAAGCCATGGGAGACTACCTCATAGCTGGAGTACATACAGatg CGGAGATCTCCAAGCACAAGGGTCCTCCGGTCTTCACTCAGGAAGAGCGCTACAAGATGGTGCGAGCCATCAAGTGGGTGGATGAGATCGTGGAAGGAGCACCTTACGTCACCACCCTGGAGACTCTGGACAAGTACAACTGTGACTTCTGCGTGTACGGAG ATGACATCACGCTGACGGTAGACGGCAAGGACACATATGATGAGGTGAAGCGTGAAGGCCGTTACCGGGAGTGTAAACGCACACAGGGTGTCTCCACCACTGACCTGGTGGGAAGAATGCTCCTCATGACCAAAGCCCATCACAGCAACATG GATAACCCATATTACCAGCAGCAAACAGACAACTTTGGAAAG GGTCCAAAAGGCCACAGTCCATGGACTGGAGTGTCCCAGTTCCTCCAGACGTCCCAGAAGATCATCCAGTTTGCCTCAGGAAAAGAGCCGCAGCCAGATGACACCATCATCTATTTGGCTGGAGCATTTGACCTCTTCC ACATTGGCCATGTTGACTTCCTAGAGATGGTGTATAAGCAGGCAGAGAGGCCATATGTCATCGTAGGTCTGCACTTTGACCAG gaAGTGAATCGGTACAAGGGGAAGAACTATCCAATCATGAACATCCACGAGAGAACACTGAGTGTCTTGGCCTGTCGG TATGTGTCAGAGGTTGTGATTGGTGCACCCTACGCAGTGGGCAAAGACCTTCTGGATCACTTTAAG GTGGATCTGGTGTGTCATGGCAAGACAGAGGTGTTTCCTGACAAGGATGGTTCAGACCCGTACGCT gagcCCAGGAAGAGGGGGGTATTCAGGACCATCGATAGTGGCAATAATCTCTCCACTGATGACATTGTCGTCAGAATCATTGAAAACAGGTGCAACATGCTGCAGGACTGA
- the sirt7 gene encoding NAD-dependent protein deacetylase sirtuin-7: protein MDSSPQLRCDVMAEVATTGVSSRAERKALEKARILERESERKIFRLVGRVLKKPEAERSEEEAAVLLLHTDTAEELSRRHVRSRVLKRKQEEVYDDAEGLQSKVRQLAVAIKQAHHLVVYTGAGISTAASIPDYRGPNGVWTQLQKGRTVNSSDLSKAEPTLTHMCIRMLHKEKMVNHVVSQNCDGLHMRSGLPRNALSELHGNMFIEVCTGCSPVRECVRVFDVTERTSLHRHGTGRRCSQCSGELRDTIVHFGERGTLEQPLNWRGAAEAATRADVILCLGSSLKVLKKYACLWCMNRPASKRPKLYIVNLQWTPKDDLATLKINGKCDDVMSLLMEELDFQTPVYDRADDPIFTLATPLGPEEVDSHTREVIAPPDGEQEISADPGGQEEGTAVQGGWFGRGYNKGRKKKKKAT from the exons ATGGATTCTTCCCCCCAGCTGAGGTGCGACGTGATGGCAGAGGTGGCGACCACCGGTGTCTCCTCGCGGGCTGAGAGAAAAGCTTTGGAAAAGGCCCGAATACTGGAGCgggagagcgagaggaagatCTTCCGACTG GTGGGTCGAGTCCTGAAGAAACCCGAGGCCGAGCGCTCAGAGGAGGAGGCCGccgtgttgctgctgcacacagacaccGCGGAGGAGCTGAGCAGGAGACACGTCCGCAGCAGGGTCCtgaagaggaagcaggaggag GTGTATGATGACGCCGAGGGGCTGCAAAGTAAAGTCAGACAGCTGGCTGTGGCAATCAAACAAGCACATCACCTGGTGGTTTACACTGGAGCCGGGATCAGTACG GCAGCTTCTATCCCAGACTACAGGGGTCCTAATGGGGTGTGGACACAGCTACAGAAGGGACGGACAGTCAA TTCCTCGGACCTCAGTAAAGCAGAGCCGACcctcacacacatgtgcattAGGATGCTTCATAAGGAGAAGATG gtAAATCATGTTGTGTCTCAAAACTGTGATGGACTTCACATGCGAAGCGGCCTACCCAGGAACGCTCTGTCTGAGCTCCATGGAAACATGTTTATTGAG GTCTGCACAGGCTGTTCCCCCGTTAGAGAGTGTGTTCGCGTATTTGACGTGACGGAGCGGACATCGCTGCACCGGCACGGGACAGGCCGCCGGTGCAGCCAGTGCTCCGGTGAACTGAGGGACACCATAGTGCACTTCGGGGAACGCGGGACCCTGGAGCAACCGCTTAACTGGAGGGGAGCTGCAGAGGCTGCCACGAGGGCGGATGTTATTCTCTGCTTAGGCTCCAGTCTgaag GTGCTGAAGAAATACGCTTGTCTCTGGTGCATGAACAGACCAGCCAGCAAAAGGCCCAAACTTTACATTGTCAACCTCCAg TGGACACCGAAAGATGATCTGGCTACGCTGAAAATTAATGGCAAGTGTGATGACGTGATGAGCCTCCTCATGGAAGAGCTGGACTTTCAGACGCCTGTGTATGACAG GGCAGACGACCCCATCTTCACTCTAGCAACTCCTCTGGGGCCAGAGGAAGTGGACAGCCATACCCGTGAGGTCATAGCTCCCCCTGATGGTGAGCAGGAGATTTCAGCCGACCCTGGAGGACAAGAAGAAGGCACAGCTGTGCAGGGCGGCTGGTTTGGCCGAGGCTACAataaaggaaggaagaagaagaaaaaggctACATAA
- the LOC133016621 gene encoding ethanolamine-phosphate cytidylyltransferase-like — MIKNGSHHHGAAADERRDGAGCGEPAGPVSSPEKRKRVVRLWCDGCYDMVHYGHSNQLRQAKAMGDYLIAGVHTDAEISKHKGPPVFTQEERYKMVRAIKWVDEIVEGAPYVTTLETLDKYNCDFCVHGDDITLTVDGKDTYDEVKREGRYRECKRTQGVSTTDLVGRMLLMTKAHHSNMDNPDYQQHTDNFGKGPKGHSPWTGVSQFLQTSQKIIQFASGKEPQPDDTIIYVAGAFDLFHIGHVDFLEMVYKQAERPYVIVGLHFDQEVNRYKGKNYPIMNIHERTLSVLACRYVSEVVIGAPYAVGKDLLDHFKVDLVCHGKTEVFPDKDGSDPYAEPRKRGVFRTIDSSNNLTTDDIVKRIIENRLLFEARNQKKEAKEMAVIEAMKKREQEQSDAAAQNAH; from the exons ATGATCAAGAACGGCAGCCACCACCACGGAGCTGCAGCCGACGAGCGGCGGGACGGAGCCGGCTGCGGTGAGCCCGCTGGCCCGGTGAGCAGCCCGGAGAAGAGGAAGCGGGTCGTCCGTCTGTGGTGCGACGGCTG TTATGACATGGTTCACTATGGTCACTCCAACCAGCTACGCCAGGCCAAAGCCATGGGAGACTACCTCATAGCTGGAGTACATACAGATG CGGAGATCTCCAAGCACAAGGGTCCTCCGGTCTTCACTCAGGAAGAGCGCTACAAGATGGTGCGAGCCATCAAGTGGGTGGATGAGATCGTGGAAGGAGCACCTTACGTCACCACCCTGGAGACTCTGGACAAGTACAACTGTGACTTCTGCGTGCATGGAG ATGACATCACGCTGACGGTAGACGGCAAGGACACATATGATGAGGTGAAGCGTGAAGGCCGTTACCGGGAGTGTAAACGCACACAGGGTGTCTCCACCACTGACCTGGTGGGAAGAATGCTCCTCATGACCAAAGCCCATCACAGCAACATG GATAACCCAGATTACCAGCAGCATACAGACAACTTTGGAAAG gGTCCAAAAGGCCACAGTCCATGGACTGGAGTGTCCCAGTTCCTCCAGACGTCCCAGAAGATCATCCAGTTTGCCTCAGGAAAAGAGCCGCAGCCAGATGACACCATCATCTATGTGGCTGGAGCATTTGACCTCTTCC ACATTGGCCATGTTGACTTCCTAGAGATGGTGTATAAGCAGGCAGAGAGGCCATATGTCATCGTAGGTCTGCACTTTGACCAG gaAGTGAATCGGTACAAGGGGAAGAACTATCCAATCATGAACATCCACGAGAGAACACTGAGTGTCTTGGCCTGTCGG TATGTGTCAGAGGTTGTGATTGGTGCACCCTACGCAGTGGGCAAAGACCTTCTGGATCACTTTAAG GTGGATCTGGTGTGTCATGGCAAGACAGAGGTGTTTCCTGACAAGGATGGTTCAGACCCGTACGCT GAGCCCAGGAAGAGGGGGGTATTCAGGACCATCGATAGTAGCAATAATCTCACCACCGATGACATCGTCAAGAGAATCATTGAAAACAG GCTGCTGTTTGAGGCCAGGAACCAGAAGAAGGAGGCCAAGGAGATGGCGGTGATCGAGGCGATGAAGAAGAGAGAACAGGAGCAAAGCGATGCTGCTGCCCAGAATGCTCACTAA
- the si:ch73-100l22.3 gene encoding uncharacterized protein si:ch73-100l22.3 gives MNLMEDYDRFVQRRFSLLRRSEEEEEEEEHRRPSSLIRVHGRPILPPRLSGERRAEMQRHREAAQKAAAHRKLMADPRMAYVQSILHSVQLRTTPTMEELLQESEINIKSSYSQNTSGGSASQIHFFNETTTDSRSLSPPAVKKRQDPLSPPQLASTVSSAFLISNATPQGSDNESCLADQHDSLQGPQQSSPNGAIHESVSSGYVTHENFEKTPFVPGMTDAGSGIYVFRSSEGAYNMDGFFLQSTSNTIPKMPEIISHPPVEGEELERSGLELSLCNKFIAEQDICCTSFQDDSVTCDSLTADTSESSLLESTVSGDDVQSTGKHDLDRDHILDRTEDPVSLLEHNPELSDTLSTHCNPVAQLHSKHESADSSVDEAKPSEKPYHSSLQALLKKSQEYRQNQRMRRNQAKNTKVQKRNQEPKTNPEEQSLSDKENEESTCKVTVTPEEKRTRIIESDFTGKITDVKSESKHLTRDSNTKEITKAEEEEITFKNNKLNNTQEVLKEPKQIRAIFQQQPVATKVSPVQEAQTQAYLATEQSNLCPGYIFQRERKRYTIPAPHFCTSPVPSKYRVTIKNGEPVEGAEGKVVGNTFLHEDQCEELERNLGHQNIHTAVPTTVNLMVPGAYVNSSEGIDQLESDLSSLKVRISDLESTVKENLENHSQTESATESEFSFKGVEQSEQSRNDQPAQLCQNDWDAFEDNLGGADFDSSDSEYRDLPRRQSIDNNKNRKEDTGPEPIFSDADDSSVTVLGEGDESVNSGEIRLVKTLVTERVKEKGTGREKLTVTYGFHGSSRMQQSVLTAAQRMRLPDVFSNIPSEIMVPCNVSVLSDTSNQPVERRNEMAVEGLNSSQSPSLNESYDVDTPSDLWLLDGSGSNSSSKSGLVEGKHMTPECWDEGQGRLAKVKRKLLMQSAEETQERSPDANAGGEDRVVRPRSSTPRRSGVSQSAVRECNGHGSQKKQEQLKQVHAAQIRALQYEHRRQQQELLQALAARYHLLQSVSLPCSVSASRPGDRLTYTTLSQPSSSQSEHYRHLLSAAVKGYLTRRLLRTERVAQLVRTIRDTRQFLLAFQLQNPNRGELSSRQDLLLQERVTLQLRAALYGVHDIFFVLSAGERMQYISLDRDLTRERELRRQSEDTIQPKQLSFLSAATQKALERKRGVMFQKKGVERHRNVVKKPGHKTGICAEQPQKAKRGQFRANPLRVPKSALSARPR, from the exons CTGAGGACAACACCAACAATGGAGGAGTTGCTTCAGGAGTCGGAGATTAACATCAAATCCTCGTATTCCCAGAACACCAGTGGTGGATCAGCGTCACAGATTCATTTTTTCAATGAAACAACAACGGATAGTCGGTCGCTCTCGCCACCCGCTGTAAAGAAAAGACAGGATCcgctttctcctcctcagttgGCATCAACAGTGTCTAGTGCCTTTCTCATTTCCAACGCGACACCTCAGGGAAGTGATAATGAAAGTTGCCTTGCTGACCAACATGACAGCCTACAGGGACCACAGCAAAGTTCTCCTAATGGTGCGATTCACGAGTCAGTATCTTCAGGTTACGTGACCCACGAAAATTTCGAAAAAACTCCCTTTGTGCCTGGAATGACTGATGCAGGGAGCGGGATCTATGTCTTTAGATCCTCAGAGGGAGCCTATAATATGGATGGCTTTTTCCTTCAAAGCACCTCAAACACAATCCCCAAGATGCCAGAAATTATTAGCCACCCTCCCGTAGAGGGAGAAGAACTAGAGAGGAGTGGACTGGAGTTATCCCTTTGTAACAAGTTCATTGCAGAACAAGACATCTGTTGCACCTCATTCCAGGATGATTCAGTCACATGTGACAGTTTAACAGCAGACACATCTGAAAGCAGTCTTCTGGAGAGCACAGTGAGCGGAGATGACGTTCAGTCGACTGGAAAACATGACCTTGACAGAGATCACATTTTGGACAGAACCGAGGACCCAGTTTCTTTATTAGAACATAATCCAGAATTATCTGACACATTGAGCACTCATTGCAATCCAGTAGCACAACTTCATAGCAAGCATGAATCAGCAGACAGTAGTGTAGATGAAGCAAAACCATCTGAAAAGCCATATCATTCGAGCCTCCAGGCCTTGCTGAAGAAATCTCAGGAGTATCGTCAGAACCAGCGGATGCGTAGGAACCAAGCCAAAAACACTAAAGTTCAGAAGAGGAATCAAGAGCCAAAAACAAATCCAGAGGAGCAGAGCCTCTCCGATAAGGAGAATGAGGAGTCCACCTGTAAGGTGACTGTGActccagaggagaagaggacaaGAATAATTGAGAGTGACTTCACTGGAAAAATAACTGATGTCAAATCTGAAAGCAAACATTTAACACGAGATAGTAATACTAAGGAAATTACtaaagctgaggaggaagaaataACTTTCAAAAATAATAAGCTAAACAATACACAAGAGGTCTTAAAAGAGCCGAAGCAAATCAGGGCCATCTTCCAGCAACAACCTGTGGCGACAAAAGTCTCCCCAGTCCAGGAAGCCCAGACACAAGCTTACTTGGCCACTGAGCAGAGTAACCTCTGTCCCGGATATATTTTtcaaagagaaaggaaaaggtaCACAATCCCAGCCCCTCATTTCTGTACAAGTCCAGTACCTTCCAAATACCGAGTAACAATCAAAAATGGAGAACCTGTTGAAGGGGCAGAGGGGAAAGTTGTGGGCAATACTTTCTTGCATGAAGACCAATGTGAGGAGCTTGAGAGAAACCTGGGACatcaaaacatacacacagcagTTCCTACCACCGTGAATCTGATGGTTCCAGGGGCTTACGTCAACAGCTCAGAGGGCATAGACCAGCTTGAGTCCGACCTGTCCAGTCTGAAAGTACGGATCTCGGATCTGGAGTCCACAGTGAAAGAAAACCTGGAGAATCACAGCCAGACTGAGAGCGCCACGGAAAGTGAGTTCAGCTTTAAAGGTGTCGAGCAATCTGAGCAAAGTAGAAATGACCAACCCGCCCAGCTGTGTCAAAATGATTGGGACGCTTTTGAGGACAATCTGGGGGGTGCTGATTTTGATAGCAGCGATTCAGAATACAGAGATCTACCAAGAAGACAATCAATAGATAATAACAAGAACAGAAAGGAAGATACAGGACCTGAACCAATCTTCAGTGACGCAGATGATTCCTCTGTCACCGTGCTCGGAGAAGGAGATGAATCAGTTAATTCAGGAGAGATCCGGCTCGTTAAAACCTTAGTTACAGAGAGAGTAAAGGAAAAAGGAACGGGTAGAGAAAAACTCACAGTGACTTATGGATTTCATGGCAGCAGTAGAATGCAGCAGTCTGTCCTGACTGCTGCACAGCGGATGCGTCTTCCTGATGTCTTCAGTAACATTCCATCAGAAATCATGGTTCCATGTAACGTGTCAGTGCTTTCGGATACCAGtaaccaaccagtggagaggaggaatgaAATGGCGGTGGAAGGGCTAAACTCTTCTCAGTCGCCGTCCCTCAACGAGTCATATGATGTGGACACGCCATCTGACCTGTGGCTCCTCGACGGGTCAGGATCCAACTCGAGCTCAAAAAGTGGTCTTGTTGAAGGAAAACACATGACCCCAGAGTGCTGGGATGAAGGTCAGGGAAGGTTGGCCAAGGTCAAACGCAAACTGCTCATGCAATCAGCAGAGGAGACCCAGGAAAGGAGTCCAGATGCCAACGCAGGAGGAGAAGACCGTGTGGTCAGACCCAGGTCCAGTACTCCCAGAAGGAGTGGAGTGTCACAAT CTGCCGTGCGGGAGTGCAATGGCCATGGAAGTCAAAAGAAGCAAGAGCAGCTGAAACAGGTCCATGCTGCTCAGATCCGAGCCCTGCAATATGAACACCGGAGACAACAGCAAGAACTACTACAG gCATTAGCTGCGCGTTACCATCTCCTCCAGAGCGTGTCCTTACCCTGCTCCGTGTCAGCCTCACGTCCCGGGGACAGGCTGACCTATACAACTCTCTCTCAG ccTTCCAGCTCACAGTCAGAGCACTACCGCCATCTGCTGTCAGCGGCTGTGAAAGGTTATCTGACGCGCAGGCTGCTGAGGACGGAGAGAGTGGCACAGCTGGTGCGCACCATCAGG gacACGCGGCAGTTCCTGCTTGCCTTCCAGCTGCAGAACCCCAACAGAGGAGAATTGTCTAGCAGACAGGACCTTTTACTGCAGGAGAGAGTTACTCTGCAG CTGCGCGCTGCACTTTATGGGGTCCACGACATATTCTTCGTCCTGTCAGCCGGAGAGAGGATGCAGTACATCAGCTTGGACAGAGACCTGACCCGAGAGAGGGAGCTTAGACGACAG AGTGAAGACACGATCCAACCCAAACAGCTGAGTTTTCTGTCAGCTGCTACACAAAAAGcactggagaggaagagaggagtgaT GTTCCAGAAGAAGGGAGTGGAGAGGCACAGGAACGTTGTGAAGAAGCCTGGACACAAGACTGGAATCTGTGCCGAGCAGCCGCAGAAAGCCAAGCGAGGACAGTTCAGAGCAAATCCTCTGAGGGTCCCCAAGAGCGCTCTCTCCGCTAGACCCCGATGA